The DNA sequence GCGATGGCGATCACCTCCAGCCCATTGCCGTTGTACTTCGCATAGAGCTCGTCCAGCAGCAGGGTCTCGTCCACGCAGTTGGGGCACCAGCTGCCCATCACCTGCACCATCAGCACCTTGCCGGCGAAACGCGCGTCCTTGGGGCTTACCGTGCCGCCGTCGATCCCCGGGAAGCGGAAGTCCACCATGTCGTGCCCCTCCTTCAGGAAGGTGAGCGAATCGGGGTCGCGCAGGTGGAAGTGGGGATCGCGCACGGCCACCCAGGGTTCCTGCCAATGGGTGCCGCTCCAGTAGCGGCCGATGAGGCTGTCGTGGCGCAGCTGCGCTTTGAACAGGAAGGCGTGCGAGCCGTCGAAGCACGAGAGCTTCAGCGAATCCCCGTCCACCACGCCTTCCAGGAAGCGGTAGTCGCCCGTCTCGGTACCGAAGGTGCCCGTGAGCTGTCCGTCCCGCTGGGTGAACAAGCCCAGGGCATCGTAGGCCTCCGGGGTGCCGTGGCTGAAGTGGGTGCGCCATTGCCCGGAGAGGTCATCCAGTGCGCTGCGGGTCTGCGCGAACCGGCGGGCGATGCCGGCGGACGCCGTGAACGCGATGCGGTAGTCGGGACCCTTAAGGTAGTTGTGCCAGTGGCCGGTGATGGTGCTGTCGTTCAGCACGCGGCCGCGGAACTCCGAGTCGAACAGGGGCATCCGCACGCGGATGGAGTCACCATGCAGGGCGATGTCATCCACGGCGATGCGTTCCTCGCCGTTGTGCACCACCATGTGCCAGGTGCTGTCGTGCTCCAGGTCGAAGAGGAAGGGCAGTTCCTGCCCGTTGAGGTCCAGCGCCATGCGCCAGGGGCCGGAGCGCGGGGTGGCGGGCCCGTCCGCGGTCTTCGGTGCGCAGCCACCCCATCCGCAGGCGACGATGAACAGAATGAGGGCAGCGCGCAGGGCCATGGACAAGGCCGGCAAAGCTAGAAGCCTTGGCCGAGCGGCCATGGACGCTTGCTTCGGCAGCGGGGAAACCTACAGGTCGAAGGTGATGCCCTGCGCCAGCGGCAATTTGGTGCCGTAGTTGATCGTGTTGGTCTGGCGGCGCATGTAGGCCTTCCAGGCGTCGCTGCCGCTCTCGCGGCCGCCGCCGGTCTCCTTTTCGCCGCCGAAGGCCCCACCGATCTCCGCGCCGCTGGTGCCGATGTTCACGTTGGCGATGCCGCAGTCGCTGCCGGCCGCGCTCAGGAAGCGCTCGGCCTCGCGCAGGTCCAGCGTCATGATGGCGCTGCTCAGGCCCTGCTTCACGTTGTTCTGGATGGCGATGGCCTCGTGGAGGTCTCCGCCGTACTTCAGCAGGTACAGGATGGGCGCGAAGGTCTCCTCCTGCACGATGGCCATGTCCGGCGTGGCCTCCACCACGGCGGGTTTCACGTAGCAGCCGCTCTCGAAGCCCGCGCCGCTCAGCACGCCTCCCTCCACGGCCAGCTTGCCGCCCTGGGCCTTCGCGGCCTCCAGGGCCTTCAGGTACATGTTCACCGCGGCCTTGTCGATCAGCGGGCCCACGTGGTTGCGCTCGTCCAGCGGATCGCCGATGCGCAATTGGGCGTAGGCCTTCACCAGCTTCTGCTTGAAGGTGTCGTACACCGCCTCGTGGATGATAAGGCGGCGCGTGCTGGTGCAGCGCTGCCCGGCCGTGCCCACCGCGCCGAACACGCAGCCGATGAGGGCCATGTCCAGATCGGCCTTGTCGCTGATGATGATGGCGTTGTTGCCGCCCAGTTCCAGCAGGGACCGGCCCAGGCGCTCGCCCACCGCGGCACCCACGGCCTTGCCCATGCGGGTGCTGCCGGTGGCGCTCACCAGCGGGATGCGCGCATCATGGCTCATCCATTCGCCCACCTCGCGGCCTCCATTGATGATGCTGCTCACGCCCTCGGGCACGCCGTTGCGCGTGAACACCTCGGCGGTGATGTGCTGGCACGCGATGCTGCACAGGGGCGCCTTTTCGCTGGGCTTCCACAGCGTGACATCGCCGCAGACCCAGGCCAGGGCGGTGTTCCAGCTCCACACGGCCACCGGGAAGTTGAAGGCCGTGATGATGCCCACCAGCCCCACCGGGTGCCACTGTTCGTACATGCGGTGGTCCGGGCGTTCGCTGTGCATGGTGAGGCCGTGCAACTGGCGGCTCAGGCCCACCGCGAAGTCGCAGATGTCGATCATCTCCTGCACCTCGCCCAGGCCCTCCTGGTAGCTCTTGCCCATTTCGTAGCTCACCAGCTTGCCCAGGGCGGCCTTGTGCTTCCGGAGCTCTTCACCCAGCTGGCGCACCACTTCGCCCCGCTTGGGCGCGGGCCAGGCCCGCCATTCGGCGAAGGCCTTCTGCGCCGTGGCCACCACCTCGTCGTATTCCGCCCGCGTGGCACCGCGGACCGTTCCGATCAACGCGCCATCCACCGGGCTATGGCTCTCCAGCACCTCGCCGTGGCCGGGCAGCCACAGGATTCCGGTGGACACGCCGGGGTTCTGGTCGCGGACGCCGAGGGCGCGAAGCAGGTCTCCGATCCGCTGGGTGGGCAGGGTCATGGTGCTCATGGTCGTGCAAAAGGGCCGCAAAGGTAGATCCCCGGGAGAGGGGCTTCCGGTGCGTTCGGTCACCGGAACCAGGGCTCCACCCGTGGCGCCCGCCCGGTGTTCGCATAATGGTATGGTTATCAGCGCATTAGGCGGGTGGATCATCGACCTCGCCGATCGCGCCAGGATCGCCGATCAGCCACTCCGGACAGGTGCACTACTGCCCAAGGGCCTCCGTTGCGGCAGAGCGCAGAAAAACGCCCTTCTCAGACGGCCGCCTTCCGAAAGAGGTACAAGGAGCTCGAGGTGGGTCGGTCGGAGACGGCGCTCACGAGGTTGGACCAGGTTCCGAACAGCACACCGCGGAGGAGCGCCATCACCGGACCGTGGCCGCGGTACCGTTCGCTCAGCAGGGCGATGTAGGGGGCGTCCAGCCACATGGGCCGCACCGCGATGGGCTCGAAGCCATGTTCTGTTGCCAGGCGGTGGATATCCGAACGCCGGAAGTGGGAGAAGTGGCGGGGCACATCGTAGGCCGCCCAGGCGCTCCCGTAGTGCTGCGCATCCCAGCTTTCACGATCGGGCACGGCGATCACCAACAGGCCATCATCGGCGGTGAGGGCATAGAGGTGTTTCAAGGTGCCGCGCAGGTCGGGCAGGTGCTCCAACACATGCCACAGGGAGACCACATGGAACTGTTCCCGGCTTGGCACCTGGTCCAAGTGGGGCAGAACAGGGATGGCGTGGTGGGCGATGGCTTGTTCGCGGGCCTTCAGGGCGGGTTCCACGCCGGTGACGAGGTAGCCTTTCTGCTTGAGGTGACCGAGGAATTCGCCGGTACCGCAGCCCACATCCAAGACCCGGCCGTTGGTGCGGTGGGCGGCCACGAGGGCGTGTTTGCGCCTCAGGGCCCAGCGACGGGCCAGCTGGTACAGGCGGTCGGACAGCGTCCTGCGCGTGTTGCTGTGGCTGATGTAGTCGTCGCTCTCGTAGTAGCGGCCGATGGCCTGTGGGCCGGGTCTCGGGTTGGTGAACCGGAATCCACAGGTGCCACAGTCCATCAACTGGAAGCGCTCGTGCGAAATGGAGTGATCCTCGACCTGCACGGAAGGACGGGGGGCATCAGCCCCGC is a window from the Flavobacteriales bacterium genome containing:
- a CDS encoding TlpA family protein disulfide reductase codes for the protein MALRAALILFIVACGWGGCAPKTADGPATPRSGPWRMALDLNGQELPFLFDLEHDSTWHMVVHNGEERIAVDDIALHGDSIRVRMPLFDSEFRGRVLNDSTITGHWHNYLKGPDYRIAFTASAGIARRFAQTRSALDDLSGQWRTHFSHGTPEAYDALGLFTQRDGQLTGTFGTETGDYRFLEGVVDGDSLKLSCFDGSHAFLFKAQLRHDSLIGRYWSGTHWQEPWVAVRDPHFHLRDPDSLTFLKEGHDMVDFRFPGIDGGTVSPKDARFAGKVLMVQVMGSWCPNCVDETLLLDELYAKYNGNGLEVIAIAFEKYEDEARSIAALKHFRDRLQVNYPIVYAGNANKEVASAKLPFLDHVMSYPTCIIIDRQGKVRRIRTGFYGPGTGEHYTHYKRNLERFLQDLLAEPAQAS
- a CDS encoding class I SAM-dependent methyltransferase → MEQHATETLDRCPLCGADAPRPSVQVEDHSISHERFQLMDCGTCGFRFTNPRPGPQAIGRYYESDDYISHSNTRRTLSDRLYQLARRWALRRKHALVAAHRTNGRVLDVGCGTGEFLGHLKQKGYLVTGVEPALKAREQAIAHHAIPVLPHLDQVPSREQFHVVSLWHVLEHLPDLRGTLKHLYALTADDGLLVIAVPDRESWDAQHYGSAWAAYDVPRHFSHFRRSDIHRLATEHGFEPIAVRPMWLDAPYIALLSERYRGHGPVMALLRGVLFGTWSNLVSAVSDRPTSSSLYLFRKAAV
- a CDS encoding aldehyde dehydrogenase family protein → MSTMTLPTQRIGDLLRALGVRDQNPGVSTGILWLPGHGEVLESHSPVDGALIGTVRGATRAEYDEVVATAQKAFAEWRAWPAPKRGEVVRQLGEELRKHKAALGKLVSYEMGKSYQEGLGEVQEMIDICDFAVGLSRQLHGLTMHSERPDHRMYEQWHPVGLVGIITAFNFPVAVWSWNTALAWVCGDVTLWKPSEKAPLCSIACQHITAEVFTRNGVPEGVSSIINGGREVGEWMSHDARIPLVSATGSTRMGKAVGAAVGERLGRSLLELGGNNAIIISDKADLDMALIGCVFGAVGTAGQRCTSTRRLIIHEAVYDTFKQKLVKAYAQLRIGDPLDERNHVGPLIDKAAVNMYLKALEAAKAQGGKLAVEGGVLSGAGFESGCYVKPAVVEATPDMAIVQEETFAPILYLLKYGGDLHEAIAIQNNVKQGLSSAIMTLDLREAERFLSAAGSDCGIANVNIGTSGAEIGGAFGGEKETGGGRESGSDAWKAYMRRQTNTINYGTKLPLAQGITFDL